CCTTGCTACTTCCGGCTCTCGTCCTAATTCCAGCATTATCACATTATTCTCTTGTTGCTTGGTACAGTTAACAAGACAATGGACTATGGACATGATGCCTCTCGGATCGTCCAGTGCCTGCCTGCCCTGGCAATGATGGGCAGAGCCGAGCTTGCCGAGCTCGTTTCCGACCCGGAGCGTCAACAACACCTTGGAAGCTGACCATCGGCTGGCACACTTCTCGAGGTACACTCTTTGATATCATTTTGACATCATCTGTTCAGCTCCTTCCGCGCGCTCCAGATCCAATACGTGAGTGTTCCGGTCTTGGAAAACGGCACACCAGCAGGACACGAAATAGAACTCGCCACCAAGAACAGTCAGCACCGTTTCGTTCAGCCAGACACTGTCACATCAGAAGCAAAGTCAGAGATCATCGCGCATTAGGAGGAAGTAATGAGACATCTTAATCACGCGTGATGGGTTGTCAAATCGCTCAGGACTGAGATGCAGCGAATCCTGTCCACTTTGCACCCTCAAGATGTCGTTGAATAGCGTTCGCGCGCTTTTCGAAATGGGAGTAGACTCCACGAATCGAGTCAATAAGCCAGGAACGTCATGTCTAGGTTGCAGAAGACGCAAGCTCAAATGTACTCGCGAGGAAGAAGGCTGTCACAATTGCACCAAAGCAGATCTACCTTGCGTATACCCAACGCCAGAAGTGGGCGTGAAGCGCAAACGAGGACCATACAAGAAAGACAAACCTGCTCGACAGCGACATCTCGAAGATCTTGTCAAGTATCTGGAGCCCAAGAACGATACAAATGAAGCAGACGATGCGGCAAGTCCTAGTCAGCAGTCGTCCTCCGATCCTCAGCAAAGCGGTGAGTAACTCCGAGGGAGTACATATAGTTGTGGCTAAGCTAGCAGTGTCTCAAAAGCTGCTTATTCGCCTCATCTACACGACAATGCGCACGATCGTGGCCCCGATAGCGCCGTGCTGAGAGACTGCTAGCTCCGCTGCGACTGACTAGCTCTGATCCTGCTTTTCGACACGATGTACTGACTCCCTTTTAGCTTCGGGGCCCATCACGAATTCCAATACTACCCGCGCATCAGCGCATAGTATTCACTCCGAAGAACTTGTCAAGGACGCATTGATAGCATTGACGCGATCTTCAGTATCAGATCATGATGCTCGCCAGGACAACAGCTCTTTCTTCACGCAAAGTCATGCTGTCGCTAGTGCGGCATCTTCTGCCAGCGACCATCCTTCTGTGCGACGTATCTTCGAGTATTGGAGCATATATGAGACTCGGGTTGATCCCATGACCAAGGTCATACACTGTCCGACTTTCGCGAGGAAGTTGTTTGGCACCATTGATAAGCTTGATGCCGTTTCGTCCACCATGGACGCCCTGCTATTCAGCATGTACTATGCCGCTGTGAGCACTTGCACCGCACGCGAAACTCGAAGGCGTTTCGGAGAGAACCAGGATCTTCTACTCAAACGTTATGGTCAGCGTATTGAGTCAGCACTGAGCAACAACTACGATGTGCCGACAATAGAGCAGTTGCAAGCACTTGTCTTATACATCGCAAGTCACCCTCGCGCAACCTCCTTGATTCTGCGTCCTATGGCTGACCACCTGGTAGATCTGTATTCGACGATCAGACAATACCACCAATATCAAAGCTCTGTTCACGCTAGCGGTACGCTCAGCACAGCTTATGGGTATGAACGCAGATCCTGAAGGGAGGTTACCGCCATACGAAACAGAGCTGCGTCGTCGGCTTTGGTATCATCTATGTGGTCTCGAAAGTCGCACCGCAGAGGAAAGCGGCACACGATCAGCAACTCTGATGTCGGATCACGACGTGCACATACCATCCAGTTTAAATGACCGCGACCTGGATCCGCGTATAACAGACCCACTGCGGCCGAGGGTGGGCGTCACTGAGATGACATTTCCGCTGCTGAGATTCGAGGTACATCGACTTATCTTCGGACTTGTGATGATACGTCGGCAGCAGAGCGCAAAGCAAGTCAGCACTGAGAGCATCCAGCAAAGCCAGTTTGAGCTCCTCGAGCACGCAAAGTCAAGGCTTGAGAACCAATACATCGCCTATTTACACCCATCACGACCGTACGACTGGATGTGCTTACAGTTCATCCAAGGCATGCTAGTATGTGCGACATCTCATCTGAGACGAGATCAGTACTGACACACTCCAGGTCAAAGCTCAGCTCATGATTGACTTCCCCTTTGGCTCAGTTCCTACTAAAGACATGCCAGAAGGACAGCGGATGAAATTGCTGCGAGCTTCGGTCGGGGTCATACAGACCACACATGTACTAGCAATTGACGAGCGCATAAGCGACTGGGTGTGGTACTTCCGAGGCTACGTCCAGTGGCACTCCTTGGCCATAGTAGTGGCAGAACTAGGATGCAGCAGCAACATCGAGTTTACCGACATGGCCTGGCAGGTGCTGGACCCGGTACTTTCCGATTGGGATGCCATATACAAGACGAAGAAAGATGAGCCAGCTTGGGAGCACGTCAATACCATGGTCCAACGCGCGCGTCGTGTTCGACAGCGAAGACACACTCATCCAAGCAAGGCCAAACGACCACGCCAGGGTGAACCAGGTAGACGATTGCAAGAGCAGCCAACGGAATTACCGATCCATCGCTCTGTAAAGATGGAAGCGCTCCAAACACCTGGTTATACGACCTACAGCACGATTCCCGTCGATCGAAACAACGCAATAGAACCTCACCATTCACACATACAGCAATTTGACCAGCACAGTACGCCAGACAATCAGCCTCCCGGTCCTCTTACTGGCCATGGAGGTATGGTGGACTTCAATATCGACTTCGATACTCTTGATGCTTTTAACGAAATCGACTTCAGCGCTTTCGATCAGGTCTTCAACAGCGAGAGCTGGGAAATGCTCAGCCCATTGCCGCAACTTGATATGCCGCTATATACTGGTGTTCAAATCCACGAGTGAGGGCTACTACCAGATGAGGTGGCCGCCCCAGTCCGGAAGCAACAGCGATTGCAATCTGCGTAGAGTGCTTGAAGCACCTTAGACAAAGTGAATGTTGTCGAAGCGATACGTGCGCGCTGTAGCTTTCACTTTACCAAGCAGATGCTACGTAGCGAAATTGCTGTCGCGATGATCAGAACATTATCGACTTCCACGTGTCCCAAGCGGCGAAATAAGGACCCGATAGCAAACCTCAGACGCACGTGCTTCCTGCGGGTGGTCTTGCGATCGGTACAGTAGTATCCGCTCTCGACTTGAACCCGCGGCTGTGGTCGAGGTTCGGTGGCACGCGAGACGCCGTGCGCGGCTATAGCATTCCCACTGTCTTCATGCGGTTCGTACCCGTCTGTGGATGCGATTCTTCGCAGAATCTCGTCGACCCCAAAATCAGGGACACATACATAATCGAAGACTGCTTGCTAAATGATGATAGACTGAAGGCTTATGGGCTGTAAAGTCGCTCCAAATTCCAGACAAACGATATTGCTGTTGCCCGGGTAGTCAGCAGATCACCAGGCCACCAGAACGCACAGCATTCCAGATTCATGCATGTCCCTCTCTGCATGCCAGTCTTGGAATCCGAGAGTGCCCTTCGATAACCCAACGTTGAGGCGCTCTTGCGCCAAAAGGACGCCGCCTTTGTCATCGGCCGACGCGGCGAGACCCTACACGCCGCAGTCCACATTCCGATGTCTCTCGAAGGAATGGACCGAGAGAACAAAGAGAGAGAAGTCCGCTCGAGGCCGTTTGCGATACACCTGCGGCCGATCGTCCGTAGCACTTACCCCACAAGTCAGCTGCAGCTCGCACACTGTGATTGGCTGCAAACTTCCATCATTCACTTTATTCCGGCTAGCGCCAGTTCCAGGATGTTATGGCGTGCTACCTCCCGGGCCATGGCGTGCGTAGGCAGCGTAGCGATGCATACTGAATGTAACCCTTTGCCATGTGCGCCTGCCGCGGTGCTTATGTTGCGCCCGCACACCTTCCTACCAAGACTTGCCGTCTTCTCTTGAGACTTTCGTGATCTTCCTTCGAGGTTCGCAACTCTCGACGCTCTGATATCGACCTTCACACCACCTTCGAGTCTCTCAGGTCCACGACAATGGCGAAGCTTGGAGGCACACGCCTCGGCGCTTTTCGAGCCTACTTCTTCGGCTTCTTCATCTGCACTGCTGGCTTCCTCTTTGGCTACGACACTGGCATCGTCG
Above is a window of Fulvia fulva chromosome 6, complete sequence DNA encoding:
- a CDS encoding Bikaverin cluster transcription factor bik5, giving the protein MSLNSVRALFEMGVDSTNRVNKPGTSCLGCRRRKLKCTREEEGCHNCTKADLPCVYPTPEVGVKRKRGPYKKDKPARQRHLEDLVKYLEPKNDTNEADDAASPSQQSSSDPQQSASGPITNSNTTRASAHSIHSEELVKDALIALTRSSVSDHDARQDNSSFFTQSHAVASAASSASDHPSVRRIFEYWSIYETRVDPMTKVIHCPTFARKLFGTIDKLDAVSSTMDALLFSMYYAAVSTCTARETRRRFGENQDLLLKRYGQRIESALSNNYDVPTIEQLQALVLYIICIRRSDNTTNIKALFTLAVRSAQLMGMNADPEGRLPPYETELRRRLWYHLCGLESRTAEESGTRSATLMSDHDVHIPSSLNDRDLDPRITDPLRPRVGVTEMTFPLLRFEVHRLIFGLVMIRRQQSAKQVSTESIQQSQFELLEHAKSRLENQYIAYLHPSRPYDWMCLQFIQGMLVKAQLMIDFPFGSVPTKDMPEGQRMKLLRASVGVIQTTHVLAIDERISDWVWYFRGYVQWHSLAIVVAELGCSSNIEFTDMAWQVLDPVLSDWDAIYKTKKDEPAWEHVNTMVQRARRVRQRRHTHPSKAKRPRQGEPGRRLQEQPTELPIHRSVKMEALQTPGYTTYSTIPVDRNNAIEPHHSHIQQFDQHSTPDNQPPGPLTGHGGMVDFNIDFDTLDAFNEIDFSAFDQVFNSESWEMLSPLPQLDMPLYTGVQIHE